The following coding sequences lie in one Arachis ipaensis cultivar K30076 chromosome B03, Araip1.1, whole genome shotgun sequence genomic window:
- the LOC107631977 gene encoding probable DNA primase large subunit isoform X2, with translation MQVVRSHQSHRSFSSSSGSVSASPTLPLYRSAPELEVRLEDFESFAIDRLRVLKGISDGLSRGKKPDEMEKLVNELWKTNMRHQDSSQVLNKDIISHFVLRLVYCRTEELRKWFLSMESALFRHRFRNQTAEAQRAIMEEFDLPCKAVSNAEFESLKDKLGQVARSIGHNLSLSTTDAIYYKVPFEEVPELVTGRKVFINQGYAYVAMNQVVSLVATIFRSLLSKALILTNRKWATSIREQEQHRLTPIVEALCSSYLGPDFSQPKEYGEISLKDIDQVAKSSFPLCMRHLFEKLREDHHLKHAGRMQLGLFLKGVGLNVDDSLAFWREEFSKKVGLEKFEKDYAYNIRHNYGKEGKKTDYTPYSCQKIILSTPGVGDHHGCPYRHFGEENLRAALSRMGVNSRAMEDVMGKVRNRDYQLACTLTFEALHAASCDAGINHPNQYFSDSQRLLKAKKDSST, from the exons ATGCAGGTTGTTCGATCTCATCAGAGTCACAGGAGCTTCTCCTCCTCCAGTGGCTCCGTTTCAGCCTCTCCGACCCTTCCCCTTTATCGCTCCGCTCCAGAGCTCGAAGTCAGGCTAGAAGATTTCGAATCTTTTGCCATCGATCGTCTCCGAG TTCTCAAGGGGATCTCTGATGGCTTGTCAAGGGGAAAGAAACCGGACGAAATGGAAAAATTG GTAAATGAGCTGTGGAAAACAAATATGAGACATCAAGATTCGTCTCAGGTTCTGAACAAGGATATTATATCTCATTTTGTTCTCCGTCTTGTGTATTGCAGAAC GGAGGAATTGAGGAAATGGTTTCTTTCTATGGAATCTGCACTCTTTCGCCACCGATTTCGTAATCAAACTGCTGAAGCTCAG CGGGCCATCATGGAAGAATTTGACCTTCCTTGCAAGGCTGTAAGCAATGCAGAATTTGAG AGCTTGAAAGACAAATTGGGACAAGTTGCACGTTCTATTGGTCATAACCTGTCTTTATCCACTA CGGATGCAATCTACTATAAG GTACCATTTGAAGAAGTTCCAGAGCTTGTAACTGGacggaaagtatttataaatcaGGGATATGCATACGTTGCAATGAATCAG GTTGTCTCACTTGTAGCCACAATTTTTCGTAGTCTTCTGTCAAAGGCACTCATCCTAACAAACAG AAAATGGGCAACTTCAATTAGAGAACAAGAACAACATAGGTTGACTCCT ATTGTGGAGGCCCTGTGTTCGAGTTATTTGGGTCCTGATTTTTCTCAG CCTAAAGAATATGGTGAGATATCATTAAAGGACATTGATCAAGTTGCCAAGAGCTCATTTCCTTTGTGCATGCGTCACCTATTTGAAAAG CTGAGAGAGGATCATCATTTAAAGCATGCAGGGAGGATGCAACTAGGCTTATTTCTGAAG GGTGTTGGCCTGAACGTAGATGATTCACTTGCATTTTGGAGAGAGGAGTTCTCTAAAAAG GTTGGTCTGGAGAAGTTTGAGAAAGATTATGCATACAACATACGCCATAATTatgggaaagaagggaagaaaact GATTATACTCCCTATTCTTGTCAAAAGATTATTTTATCAACTCCTGGTGTTGGAGATCATCATGGTTGCCCTTATCGACATTTTGG CGAGGAGAATCTAAGAGCTGCTCTCAGTAGAATGGGGGTTAATAGTCGGGCAATGGAAGATGTGATGGGCAAAGTGAGAAATAGAGATTATCAG TTGGCCTGCACCTTGACATTTGAAGCTCTTCATGCGGCGTCATGTGATGCAGGGATTAACCATCCAAATCAATACTTCAGTGACAGTCAAAGGCTATTAAAGGCAAAG AAGGACTCTTCAACGTAA
- the LOC107631975 gene encoding rho GDP-dissociation inhibitor 1 isoform X1 — protein MSTALGAASTTRNVLFEANLDEEITNKVGNGGEPGQLPYSDDEEETDEAEEEEDPKLESDKEMDPHPGPQFSLKEHIDKDKDDESLRKWKEQLLGSIDMSAVGENKDPEVKIVSLTIICPGRPDQILPIPFTNDSKKSVFTLKEGTKFSLKFTFIVSNNLVSGLKYTNVVWKTGVRVDNIKKMLGTYSPQQEPYTYELEEETTPSGFFARGTYSARTKFVDDDKKCYLDASYQFEIQKNWPTPH, from the exons ATGTCTACTGCTCTAGGAGCTGCCTCCACAACCAGGAATGTTCTCTTTGAAGCTAATTTAGATGAAGAGATCACAAACAAGGTTGGTAATGGTGGGGAACCAGGCCAGCTTCCTTAcagtgatgatgaagaagaaactGATGAGGCAGAGGAAGAGGAAGATCCCAAGCTAGAATCTGACAAGGAAATGGATCCTCATCCTGGTCCTCAGTTCTCTCTCAAGGAGCATATTGACAAAGACAAA GATGATGAGAGTCTGAGAAAATGGAAAGAGCAACTTCTTGGAAGTATTGATATGTCTGCTGTTGGAG AGAATAAGGATCCAGAAGTGAAGATAGTGAGCCTCACAATCATATGCCCAGGAAGGCCTGATCAAATCTTGCCAATTCCATTTACTAATGATTCTAAGAAGAGTGTCTTCACCCTTAAGGAAGGGACCAAATTCAGCCTCAAATTCACCTTCATTGTCTCCAACAACCTTGTTTCCGGCCTCAAATACACTAATGTTGTTTGGAAAACTGGTGTTAGAG TggacaatataaaaaaaatgttggGAACTTATAGCCCACAGCAGGAACCATATACATATGAACTAGAAGAAGAAACCACCCCTTCAGGATTCTTTGCTAGGGGAACCTATTCAGCAAGAACCAAA TTTGTAGATGATGATAAAAAATGCTACTTGGATGCAAGTTATCAGTTTGAAATTCAGAAAAATTGGCCTACACCCCATTGA
- the LOC107631975 gene encoding rho GDP-dissociation inhibitor 1 isoform X2, protein MSTALGAASTTRNVLFEANLDEEITNKVGNGGEPGQLPYSDDEEETDEAEEEEDPKLESDKEMDPHPGPQFSLKEHIDKDKDDESLRKWKEQLLGSIDMSAVGENKDPEVKIVSLTIICPGRPDQILPIPFTNDSKKSVFTLKEGTKFSLKFTFIVSNNLVSGLKYTNVVWKTGVRVDNIKKMLGTYSPQQEPYTYELEEETTPSGFFARGTYSARTKVRNFNHSL, encoded by the exons ATGTCTACTGCTCTAGGAGCTGCCTCCACAACCAGGAATGTTCTCTTTGAAGCTAATTTAGATGAAGAGATCACAAACAAGGTTGGTAATGGTGGGGAACCAGGCCAGCTTCCTTAcagtgatgatgaagaagaaactGATGAGGCAGAGGAAGAGGAAGATCCCAAGCTAGAATCTGACAAGGAAATGGATCCTCATCCTGGTCCTCAGTTCTCTCTCAAGGAGCATATTGACAAAGACAAA GATGATGAGAGTCTGAGAAAATGGAAAGAGCAACTTCTTGGAAGTATTGATATGTCTGCTGTTGGAG AGAATAAGGATCCAGAAGTGAAGATAGTGAGCCTCACAATCATATGCCCAGGAAGGCCTGATCAAATCTTGCCAATTCCATTTACTAATGATTCTAAGAAGAGTGTCTTCACCCTTAAGGAAGGGACCAAATTCAGCCTCAAATTCACCTTCATTGTCTCCAACAACCTTGTTTCCGGCCTCAAATACACTAATGTTGTTTGGAAAACTGGTGTTAGAG TggacaatataaaaaaaatgttggGAACTTATAGCCCACAGCAGGAACCATATACATATGAACTAGAAGAAGAAACCACCCCTTCAGGATTCTTTGCTAGGGGAACCTATTCAGCAAGAACCAAAGTAAGAAACTTCAATCACAG TTTGTAG
- the LOC107631977 gene encoding probable DNA primase large subunit isoform X1, whose protein sequence is MQVVRSHQSHRSFSSSSGSVSASPTLPLYRSAPELEVRLEDFESFAIDRLRVLKGISDGLSRGKKPDEMEKLVNELWKTNMRHQDSSQVLNKDIISHFVLRLVYCRTEELRKWFLSMESALFRHRFRNQTAEAQRAIMEEFDLPCKAVSNAEFESLKDKLGQVARSIGHNLSLSTTDAIYYKVPFEEVPELVTGRKVFINQGYAYVAMNQVVSLVATIFRSLLSKALILTNRKWATSIREQEQHRLTPIVEALCSSYLGPDFSQPKEYGEISLKDIDQVAKSSFPLCMRHLFEKLREDHHLKHAGRMQLGLFLKGVGLNVDDSLAFWREEFSKKVGLEKFEKDYAYNIRHNYGKEGKKTDYTPYSCQKIILSTPGVGDHHGCPYRHFGEENLRAALSRMGVNSRAMEDVMGKVRNRDYQLACTLTFEALHAASCDAGINHPNQYFSDSQRLLKAKVKDSST, encoded by the exons ATGCAGGTTGTTCGATCTCATCAGAGTCACAGGAGCTTCTCCTCCTCCAGTGGCTCCGTTTCAGCCTCTCCGACCCTTCCCCTTTATCGCTCCGCTCCAGAGCTCGAAGTCAGGCTAGAAGATTTCGAATCTTTTGCCATCGATCGTCTCCGAG TTCTCAAGGGGATCTCTGATGGCTTGTCAAGGGGAAAGAAACCGGACGAAATGGAAAAATTG GTAAATGAGCTGTGGAAAACAAATATGAGACATCAAGATTCGTCTCAGGTTCTGAACAAGGATATTATATCTCATTTTGTTCTCCGTCTTGTGTATTGCAGAAC GGAGGAATTGAGGAAATGGTTTCTTTCTATGGAATCTGCACTCTTTCGCCACCGATTTCGTAATCAAACTGCTGAAGCTCAG CGGGCCATCATGGAAGAATTTGACCTTCCTTGCAAGGCTGTAAGCAATGCAGAATTTGAG AGCTTGAAAGACAAATTGGGACAAGTTGCACGTTCTATTGGTCATAACCTGTCTTTATCCACTA CGGATGCAATCTACTATAAG GTACCATTTGAAGAAGTTCCAGAGCTTGTAACTGGacggaaagtatttataaatcaGGGATATGCATACGTTGCAATGAATCAG GTTGTCTCACTTGTAGCCACAATTTTTCGTAGTCTTCTGTCAAAGGCACTCATCCTAACAAACAG AAAATGGGCAACTTCAATTAGAGAACAAGAACAACATAGGTTGACTCCT ATTGTGGAGGCCCTGTGTTCGAGTTATTTGGGTCCTGATTTTTCTCAG CCTAAAGAATATGGTGAGATATCATTAAAGGACATTGATCAAGTTGCCAAGAGCTCATTTCCTTTGTGCATGCGTCACCTATTTGAAAAG CTGAGAGAGGATCATCATTTAAAGCATGCAGGGAGGATGCAACTAGGCTTATTTCTGAAG GGTGTTGGCCTGAACGTAGATGATTCACTTGCATTTTGGAGAGAGGAGTTCTCTAAAAAG GTTGGTCTGGAGAAGTTTGAGAAAGATTATGCATACAACATACGCCATAATTatgggaaagaagggaagaaaact GATTATACTCCCTATTCTTGTCAAAAGATTATTTTATCAACTCCTGGTGTTGGAGATCATCATGGTTGCCCTTATCGACATTTTGG CGAGGAGAATCTAAGAGCTGCTCTCAGTAGAATGGGGGTTAATAGTCGGGCAATGGAAGATGTGATGGGCAAAGTGAGAAATAGAGATTATCAG TTGGCCTGCACCTTGACATTTGAAGCTCTTCATGCGGCGTCATGTGATGCAGGGATTAACCATCCAAATCAATACTTCAGTGACAGTCAAAGGCTATTAAAGGCAAAGGTA AAGGACTCTTCAACGTAA